The proteins below come from a single Betaproteobacteria bacterium genomic window:
- a CDS encoding restriction endonuclease subunit S — protein sequence MQGLNTTILRECDIPLPDLSEQKRIAGLLAQADRLRRTRRYALELSDTFLISVFIEMFGDPARNTKGWDRVEFATLGALDRGRSKHRPRNAPHLYGGRYPFIQTGDIANCDKYIKEHHQTYSEAGLKQSKVWPAGTLCITIAANIGKTGILTYPACFPDSVVGFLPRDGVVTEYIQYWLGFLQEHLEKNAPESAQKNINLEILRELTTPLPPLSLQQQFAGVLRKYEQLRSNQREALRQADHLFQSLLHRAFAAKD from the coding sequence ATGCAAGGCCTCAATACAACGATTCTGAGAGAGTGCGACATACCGCTGCCAGACTTGTCCGAGCAAAAGCGAATTGCAGGGCTGTTGGCGCAGGCAGACCGGCTGCGCCGCACCCGCCGCTACGCCCTCGAACTCAGCGACACCTTCCTGATATCCGTCTTCATCGAGATGTTCGGAGACCCAGCACGAAATACAAAAGGCTGGGATCGCGTTGAATTCGCAACGTTGGGCGCGCTGGATCGCGGCCGATCTAAGCATCGCCCAAGAAACGCGCCGCACCTCTATGGCGGGCGCTATCCTTTTATTCAGACGGGCGACATAGCCAACTGCGATAAATACATCAAAGAGCACCATCAGACCTACTCAGAAGCAGGATTGAAACAAAGCAAAGTCTGGCCTGCTGGGACTCTTTGTATAACGATCGCAGCTAACATAGGAAAGACTGGAATCCTTACCTATCCGGCGTGTTTCCCCGACAGCGTTGTCGGTTTTTTACCTCGCGATGGTGTCGTGACCGAGTATATCCAGTACTGGCTGGGGTTTTTGCAGGAGCATCTTGAGAAAAACGCACCGGAGTCCGCACAGAAAAATATCAACCTGGAAATACTGCGTGAGTTGACTACTCCATTGCCTCCGCTCTCGCTCCAGCAGCAGTTTGCAGGTGTATTACGCAAATACGAGCAGCTACGTTCTAACCAGCGCGAAGCATTGCGCCAAGCCGATCACTTGTTTCAGTCCCTGCTCCACCGCGCGTTCGCAGCCAAAGATTAA
- a CDS encoding LexA family transcriptional regulator, translated as MANDGQYLLRLQDYYARHRVLPSYAAIGTLVGLNSKASVAGMVLRFKAEGFLESSPDRRLKPGKRFFERPLAESVRAGLPSPAADSGPEGLSIDEYLVARPSKTILITVKGDSMIDAGIHPGDVVVVEKRSSANVGDIVIAIIDNEFTLKRFGREKGRVVLRPENKAYAVIRPKGELEIFGVVVGQFRTYR; from the coding sequence ATGGCGAATGATGGTCAATACCTTTTGAGACTGCAGGACTACTACGCCCGGCATCGGGTACTGCCGTCCTACGCTGCAATCGGCACCCTCGTCGGGCTGAACTCGAAGGCCTCGGTAGCGGGGATGGTCCTACGGTTCAAGGCGGAAGGATTCCTTGAGAGTTCACCGGATCGGCGCCTTAAACCTGGGAAGCGGTTCTTCGAGCGCCCGTTAGCGGAAAGTGTGCGGGCCGGGCTGCCCAGCCCGGCTGCAGATTCAGGTCCCGAAGGGCTTTCCATTGACGAGTACCTCGTCGCCCGTCCCTCGAAGACCATACTGATCACCGTCAAAGGCGATTCGATGATCGATGCCGGCATTCATCCTGGCGATGTAGTCGTCGTTGAGAAGCGTTCATCCGCGAACGTTGGCGACATCGTTATCGCGATCATCGACAACGAGTTTACGTTGAAGCGGTTCGGCCGCGAGAAAGGCCGTGTCGTGCTTCGACCCGAGAACAAGGCCTATGCGGTCATACGGCCCAAGGGCGAGCTGGAGATTTTCGGAGTGGTGGTCGGACAATTCAGGACGTACCGGTAG
- a CDS encoding ORF6N domain-containing protein, whose product MIDADLAALYGVTTKRFNEQVKRNLARFPADFMFRLRDTEHSALRSQIATSIGGRGGRRYLPYVFTEHGAIMAATILNSPLATEMNVFIVRAFVELREAIGTHKELAKRLDELELRLERKLATHDQAIAGILEAIRQLMAPPEPAKTRRIGFVQTD is encoded by the coding sequence ATGATCGACGCTGACCTCGCCGCTCTGTACGGGGTGACGACGAAGCGCTTCAACGAGCAGGTGAAGCGCAATCTCGCACGCTTTCCCGCGGATTTCATGTTCCGGTTGCGCGACACCGAGCATTCCGCTTTGAGGTCGCAAATTGCGACCTCAATCGGGGGACGCGGCGGCCGACGCTACTTGCCCTACGTGTTCACCGAGCACGGCGCCATCATGGCCGCCACCATCCTCAACTCTCCCCTAGCTACGGAAATGAATGTGTTCATCGTGCGTGCCTTCGTCGAACTGCGCGAAGCGATCGGGACTCACAAAGAACTCGCCAAGCGGCTCGACGAACTGGAATTGCGCCTGGAGCGCAAGCTCGCCACGCACGACCAGGCCATCGCCGGCATCCTGGAGGCCATCCGCCAGCTCATGGCGCCGCCCGAGCCCGCGAAGACGCGCCGCATCGGGTTCGTGCAGACCGATTGA